Proteins from a genomic interval of Crassostrea angulata isolate pt1a10 chromosome 7, ASM2561291v2, whole genome shotgun sequence:
- the LOC128191826 gene encoding copper-transporting ATPase 1-like isoform X2: MEKITELHVDGMTCKSCVQKIQDHMTKEPGVISIQMYLEEKEAKIAYSPTETSPPILAEKISDLGFPSKIKLVHPVRGDNCQDAIINVEGMTCQSCVKSIESKISEVSGVLGITVSLEKKQAYVQFNPGKVSAENIAAAIDDMEFEASVHSITRDKGLTTKIGVEGMTCQSCVKSIESTMGSKPGVREIRVSLDDKEAYIVYDPTLTNPGTLKDQIDDMGFEATLMRESSLDSEFDRLASRQSSTRSVQNELVCEISVIGMTCQSCVKNIETNISPKPGIKTISVSLETETATVTYNPLVTSPSAIAGMIDDMGFEATVQGSDTEPAIETVVIGVQGMTCHSCVKSIEDHISKNPAVKLIKVSLADQNATIEYYPDRATASSLRDAIDDMGFTASLSTDTGNPEVQVVQPKKNGPAKPTSSSSSSHQESIQMEMDGGSVSFRKGGAAIDDDLEKCFLRVSGMTCASCVATIEKNLMKVQGIHSCLVALMAQKAEVKYDPAYLLPSQIAAKISSLGFEATVLENEGFGNGVVELLITGMTCSSCVHMIESSIMKKPGVLSASVALSTCKGKFTYNPEVIGPRAIIDAIKSLGYEAELYTDDDKDAARYDHRDEIKRWRTSFLWSLIFGVPSLVIMMYFMFASPPDDHTPVANTTGRNYTTTVKPQMSSDGHYQIMIVPGLSLDNLLMFILATPVQFIGGRYFYIQAFKALRHGASNMDVLVVLATTISYVYSCVVVIVAMVMKEATSPVTFFETTPMLMVFISLGRWLEHVAKGKTSEALAKLMSLQASEAVLVEIDKEFNILNEQTISVDLVQRGDVLKVVPGEKIPVDAKIIEGITTCDESLITGESMPVSKKPGASVIGGSINQHGMILIEATHVGADTTLSQIVKLVEEAQTSKAPIQQLADKIAGYFVPGVVVLSTLTVIAWTIVGYSDITKVKPDFVDDGTLSRDEIIFQKAFQYAITVLSIACPCALGLATPTAVMVGTGIGASNGILIKGGEPLECSHKLKCIVFDKTGTVTHGVPRVARVAMFVEDSVCSFVKLIAIAGTAETSSEHPLASAIVKYAKQTLKTEILGKTQGYQAVPGCGLQCTVTQIDGVLVDIDLEGVNNRKNLMGSTKVMTDNVLFNGEEITATIEESSLVGAVASKPYKVLIGNREWMTRNGLVVTDKMDETMTEHEHQGQTAILCAIDDNIVAMLAVADTVKSEAHLAVSVLKDMGLQVVLLTGDNQKTARAIARQIGIHKVFAEVLPSHKVKKIKQLQKQGMKVAMVGDGVNDSPALAQADVGIAIGTGTDVAVEAADVVLIKNDLLDVAAAIQLSKKTVRRIRINFFAASIYNLVGIPIAAGIFVPWGLSLKPWMASAAMALSSVSVVLSSLLLKTFKKPSKEKMLTPKYYAKFAADQELDNISVHRGVESLPSSREPSKQGSIISRLSGKKKTPSPDHTSLLEMNDMSDSDSSDI; the protein is encoded by the exons ATGGAGAAAATAACAGAGCTCCATGTAGATGGCATGACTTGTAAGTCTTGTGTCCAAAAAATTCAAGATCACATGACCAAGGAGCCAGGGGTGATAAGTATTCAG ATGTATTTGGAGGAGAAAGAAGCAAAGATTGCATACAGTCCAACGGAAACCTCCCCTCCCATACTCGCTGAGAAAATCTCTGATCTGGGTTTCCCATCAAAGATTAAGTTGGTACACCCGGTCAGGGGAGACAACTGCCAGGATGCCATCATCAACGTCGAGGGCATGACCTGTCAGTCATGTGTCAAATCCATAGAGTCCAAGATCTCCGAGGTCAGCGGAGTCCTGGGAATAACCGTGTCATTGGAGAAGAAGCAGGCCTATGTCCAGTTCAACCCTGGAAAAGTTTCCGCAGAAAACATTGCTGCAGCTATTGACGATATGGAATTTGAGGCATCGGTTCACTCAATTACGCGGGACAAGGGTCTGACCACTAAGATTGGGGTGGAGGGCATGACATGTCAATCTTGTGTCAAGTCTATTGAGTCAACCATGGGAAGCAAACCAGGAGTGAGAGAAATAAGGGTGTCACTCGATGATAAAGAGGCGTACATAGTGTATGACCCCACCCTGACAAACCCTGGCACCCTCAAGGATCAGATTGATGATATGGGGTTTGAGGCCACGCTGATGAGAGAGTCTTCCCTCGACAGTGAATTTGACCGCTTGGCTTCACGACAGTCCTCCACAAGGTCAGTCCAGAATGAGTTAGTCTGCGAGATTTCAGTCATTGGAATGACCTGCCAGTCATGTGTGAAGAACATTGAGACCAATATTTCACCAAAACCAGGGATTAAGACCATATCTGTATCACTGGAGACAGAAACAGCCACAGTGACTTACAACCCCCTCGTCACCTCTCCATCAGCCATTGCTGGGATGATCGATGACATGGGGTTTGAGGCCACTGTACAGGGCTCGGACACAGAGCCAGCCATTGAAACTGTGGTGATAGGGGTACAAGGCATGACCTGCCACTCGTGTGTTAAAAGCATTGAGGACCATATCTCCAAGAATCCAGCTGTCAAGTTGATCAAAGTCTCCCTAGCAGACCAGAATGCAACCATTGAGTATTATCCAGACAGAGCCACAGCGTCTTCTTTGAGGGATGCTATTGATGACATGGGCTTTACTGCATCCTTATCTACAG ATACCGGTAATCCAGAAGTACAAGTTGTACAGCCTAAGAAGAATGGTCCAGCCAAGCCGACCTCTTCATCTTCCTCCTCTCACCAGGAAAGCATACAGATGGAGATGGACGGAGGGTCGGTGTCCTTCAGAAAGGGCGGGGCTGCAATTGACGACGACCTAGAAAAGTGCTTCCTGAGAGTCTCTGGGATGACATGTGCTTCCTGTGTGGCCACCATTGAGAAAAATCTGATGAAAGTCCAGG GTATACACAGTTGTTTGGTTGCATTGATGGCACAGAAAGCAGAGGTTAAATATGACCCTGCCTACCTGCTGCCCTCCCAGATTGCAGCCAAAATCTCCAGTCTGGGGTTTGAGGCTACTGTTTTGGAGAATGAAGGCTTTGGCAACGGAGTTGTAGAGCTTCTG ATCACAGGAATGACTTGTTCATCATGTGTGCACATGATTGAGTCCTCCATCATGAAAAAACCTGGGGTACTCTCAGCCTCTGTGGCTCTGTCTACCTGTAAAGGGAAGTTCACCTATAACCCCGAGGTCATAGGTCCGAGGGCAATCATTGATGCCATCAAG tcgTTGGGTTATGAAGCAGAGTTGTACACTGATGATGATAAAGATGCTGCACGTTACGATCACAGGGATGAAATCAAAAG ATGGAGGACTTCATTTTTGTGGTCACTGATCTTTGGGGTTCCCTCTTTGGTGATAATGATGTACTTCATGTTTGCCTCTCCCCCTGACGACCACACCCCTGTGGCCAACACTACAGGAAGAAATTACACAACCACCGTCAAACCTCAGATGTCTTCTGATGGCCACTACCAGATCATGATAGTACCCGGTTTATCACTGGATAACCTGCTTATGTTCATTCTGGCCACACCTGTACAG TTTATTGGAGGACGATACTTCTACATCCAAGCCTTCAAAGCTCTCCGACATGGGGCCTCCAACATGGATGTGCTGGTGGTTCTAGCCACCACCATCTCCTATGTGTACTCATGTGTGGTGGTCATCGTGGCCATGGTCATGAAGGAAGCCACCAGTCCTGTCACGTTCTTTGAGACCACGCCTATGTTGATGGTGTTTATATCTCTTGGTCGATGGCTGGAACATGTAGCCAAG GGTAAAACATCAGAGGCTCTGGCCAAGCTCATGTCTCTGCAGGCTTCAGAGGCTGTGTTGGTGGAAATCGACAAAGAATTCAACATCCTGAACGAACAGACAATTAGTGTGGACTTAGTGCAAAGGGGTGATGTGCTGAAG GTTGTCCCTGGTGAGAAGATTCCAGTGGATGCCAAGATCATTGAGGGAATCACAACTTGTGACGAGTCCCTTATAACAGGAGAGTCCATGCCTGTATCAAAGAAACCAG GTGCCTCTGTGATTGGTGGCTCCATTAATCAGCATGGTATGATCCTGATAGAGGCCACCCATGTGGGCGCAGACACCACTCTGTCACAGATTGTTAAACTGGTGGAGGAGGCCCAGACCTCAAAG GCTCCCATACAGCAGCTTGCCGACAAGATAGCTGGCTATTTCGTTCCTGGTGTGGTTGTTTTGTCCACTCTAACTGTCATTGCCTGGACCATTGTTGGCTATAGTGATATCACAAAAGTCAAACCAGACTTTGTG GATGATGGAACTCTTTCCAGGGATGAGATCATATTTCAGAAAGCGTTTCAGTATGCTATCACAGTATTGAGCATTGCTTGCCCCTGTGCCTTAGGTTTAGCCACACCCACAGCTGTGATGGTGGGAACAGGGATAGGGGCCTCCAACGGGATATTGATCAAAGGTGGAGAGCCCCTGGAATGCTCCCATAAA CTGAAGTGTATAGTGTTTGACAAGACTGGGACAGTAACCCATGGAGTCCCCCGTGTTGCTAGGGTGGCCATGTTTGTAGAAGACTCAGTCTGCTCTTTTGTGAAGCTGATCGCCATAGCTGGGACAGCGGAGACAAGCAGTGAGCACCCTCTAGCCTCAGCCATCGTGAAGTATGCCAAGCAG ACTTTGAAGACAGAGATCCTGGGTAAGACTCAGGGATACCAGGCAGTGCCAGGGTGTGGTCTGCAGTGCACTGTGACCCAGATTGACGGCGTGCTGGTGGACATTGACCTTGAGGGGGTCAACAACAGGAAGAACCTGATGGGGAGCACCAAGGTGATGACAGATAATGTCCTCTTTAATGGGGAGGAAATCACTGCAACTATTGAAG agAGTAGTTTAGTCGGTGCTGTTGCTTCCAAACCATACAAGGTTCTGATTGGAAACAGAGAGTGGATGACAAGAAATGGATTGGTTGTAACAGACAAAATGGACGAGACGATGACCGAGCATGAGCACCAGGGACAGACAGCGATTCTGTGTGCCATTGATG ATAATATCGTGGCTATGTTGGCTGTAGCGGACACTGTGAAGTCGGAGGCCCACCTGGCTGTTAGTGTGCTGAAGGACATGGGTCTACAGGTGGTGCTACTTACTGGCGACAACCAGAAAACCGCCAGGGCCATCGCCAGACAG ATTGGTATACATAAGGTGTTTGCAGAAGTGTTGCCCTCTCAcaaagtgaagaaaataaaacagcTTCAGAAGCAGGGTATGAAGGTTGCAATGGTAGGGGACGGTGTCAATGATTCTCCAGCCCTGGCCCAGGCTGATGTCGGCATTGCCATAGGAACAGGGACCGACGTTGCTGTAGAGGCTGCAGATGTTGTCCTGATCAAG AATGACCTGCTAGATGTGGCTGCAGCTATTCAGCTCTCCAAGAAGACTGTACGCAGAATCCGCATCAACTTCTTTGCTGCCTCCATCTACAATTTGGTCGGAATTCCTATTGCTGCAG GCATCTTTGTACCATGGGGTCTCTCCCTCAAGCCCTGGATGGCATCAGCAGCTATGGCCCTGTCTTCTGTGTCCGTGGTCCTTTCTTCTTTGCTACTGAAGAC CTTCAAGAAGCCCAGCAAAGAGAAAATGCTGACTCCGAAATACTATGCAAAATTCGCCGCTGATCAGGAGCTCGACAATATTTCTGTCCACCGGGGAGTGGAGAGTCTTCCATCAAGTCGGGAGCCCAGCAAACAAGGTAGCATCATTTCACGCCTCAGCGGAAAGAAGAAGACGCCCTCGCCTGACCACACAAGTCTGCTGGAGATGAATGACATGTCTGACTCCGACTCCAGTGACATCTAA
- the LOC128191826 gene encoding copper-transporting ATPase 1-like isoform X1 → MSGEKEMEKITELHVDGMTCKSCVQKIQDHMTKEPGVISIQMYLEEKEAKIAYSPTETSPPILAEKISDLGFPSKIKLVHPVRGDNCQDAIINVEGMTCQSCVKSIESKISEVSGVLGITVSLEKKQAYVQFNPGKVSAENIAAAIDDMEFEASVHSITRDKGLTTKIGVEGMTCQSCVKSIESTMGSKPGVREIRVSLDDKEAYIVYDPTLTNPGTLKDQIDDMGFEATLMRESSLDSEFDRLASRQSSTRSVQNELVCEISVIGMTCQSCVKNIETNISPKPGIKTISVSLETETATVTYNPLVTSPSAIAGMIDDMGFEATVQGSDTEPAIETVVIGVQGMTCHSCVKSIEDHISKNPAVKLIKVSLADQNATIEYYPDRATASSLRDAIDDMGFTASLSTDTGNPEVQVVQPKKNGPAKPTSSSSSSHQESIQMEMDGGSVSFRKGGAAIDDDLEKCFLRVSGMTCASCVATIEKNLMKVQGIHSCLVALMAQKAEVKYDPAYLLPSQIAAKISSLGFEATVLENEGFGNGVVELLITGMTCSSCVHMIESSIMKKPGVLSASVALSTCKGKFTYNPEVIGPRAIIDAIKSLGYEAELYTDDDKDAARYDHRDEIKRWRTSFLWSLIFGVPSLVIMMYFMFASPPDDHTPVANTTGRNYTTTVKPQMSSDGHYQIMIVPGLSLDNLLMFILATPVQFIGGRYFYIQAFKALRHGASNMDVLVVLATTISYVYSCVVVIVAMVMKEATSPVTFFETTPMLMVFISLGRWLEHVAKGKTSEALAKLMSLQASEAVLVEIDKEFNILNEQTISVDLVQRGDVLKVVPGEKIPVDAKIIEGITTCDESLITGESMPVSKKPGASVIGGSINQHGMILIEATHVGADTTLSQIVKLVEEAQTSKAPIQQLADKIAGYFVPGVVVLSTLTVIAWTIVGYSDITKVKPDFVDDGTLSRDEIIFQKAFQYAITVLSIACPCALGLATPTAVMVGTGIGASNGILIKGGEPLECSHKLKCIVFDKTGTVTHGVPRVARVAMFVEDSVCSFVKLIAIAGTAETSSEHPLASAIVKYAKQTLKTEILGKTQGYQAVPGCGLQCTVTQIDGVLVDIDLEGVNNRKNLMGSTKVMTDNVLFNGEEITATIEESSLVGAVASKPYKVLIGNREWMTRNGLVVTDKMDETMTEHEHQGQTAILCAIDDNIVAMLAVADTVKSEAHLAVSVLKDMGLQVVLLTGDNQKTARAIARQIGIHKVFAEVLPSHKVKKIKQLQKQGMKVAMVGDGVNDSPALAQADVGIAIGTGTDVAVEAADVVLIKNDLLDVAAAIQLSKKTVRRIRINFFAASIYNLVGIPIAAGIFVPWGLSLKPWMASAAMALSSVSVVLSSLLLKTFKKPSKEKMLTPKYYAKFAADQELDNISVHRGVESLPSSREPSKQGSIISRLSGKKKTPSPDHTSLLEMNDMSDSDSSDI, encoded by the exons ATGTCGG GAGAAAAAGAAATGGAGAAAATAACAGAGCTCCATGTAGATGGCATGACTTGTAAGTCTTGTGTCCAAAAAATTCAAGATCACATGACCAAGGAGCCAGGGGTGATAAGTATTCAG ATGTATTTGGAGGAGAAAGAAGCAAAGATTGCATACAGTCCAACGGAAACCTCCCCTCCCATACTCGCTGAGAAAATCTCTGATCTGGGTTTCCCATCAAAGATTAAGTTGGTACACCCGGTCAGGGGAGACAACTGCCAGGATGCCATCATCAACGTCGAGGGCATGACCTGTCAGTCATGTGTCAAATCCATAGAGTCCAAGATCTCCGAGGTCAGCGGAGTCCTGGGAATAACCGTGTCATTGGAGAAGAAGCAGGCCTATGTCCAGTTCAACCCTGGAAAAGTTTCCGCAGAAAACATTGCTGCAGCTATTGACGATATGGAATTTGAGGCATCGGTTCACTCAATTACGCGGGACAAGGGTCTGACCACTAAGATTGGGGTGGAGGGCATGACATGTCAATCTTGTGTCAAGTCTATTGAGTCAACCATGGGAAGCAAACCAGGAGTGAGAGAAATAAGGGTGTCACTCGATGATAAAGAGGCGTACATAGTGTATGACCCCACCCTGACAAACCCTGGCACCCTCAAGGATCAGATTGATGATATGGGGTTTGAGGCCACGCTGATGAGAGAGTCTTCCCTCGACAGTGAATTTGACCGCTTGGCTTCACGACAGTCCTCCACAAGGTCAGTCCAGAATGAGTTAGTCTGCGAGATTTCAGTCATTGGAATGACCTGCCAGTCATGTGTGAAGAACATTGAGACCAATATTTCACCAAAACCAGGGATTAAGACCATATCTGTATCACTGGAGACAGAAACAGCCACAGTGACTTACAACCCCCTCGTCACCTCTCCATCAGCCATTGCTGGGATGATCGATGACATGGGGTTTGAGGCCACTGTACAGGGCTCGGACACAGAGCCAGCCATTGAAACTGTGGTGATAGGGGTACAAGGCATGACCTGCCACTCGTGTGTTAAAAGCATTGAGGACCATATCTCCAAGAATCCAGCTGTCAAGTTGATCAAAGTCTCCCTAGCAGACCAGAATGCAACCATTGAGTATTATCCAGACAGAGCCACAGCGTCTTCTTTGAGGGATGCTATTGATGACATGGGCTTTACTGCATCCTTATCTACAG ATACCGGTAATCCAGAAGTACAAGTTGTACAGCCTAAGAAGAATGGTCCAGCCAAGCCGACCTCTTCATCTTCCTCCTCTCACCAGGAAAGCATACAGATGGAGATGGACGGAGGGTCGGTGTCCTTCAGAAAGGGCGGGGCTGCAATTGACGACGACCTAGAAAAGTGCTTCCTGAGAGTCTCTGGGATGACATGTGCTTCCTGTGTGGCCACCATTGAGAAAAATCTGATGAAAGTCCAGG GTATACACAGTTGTTTGGTTGCATTGATGGCACAGAAAGCAGAGGTTAAATATGACCCTGCCTACCTGCTGCCCTCCCAGATTGCAGCCAAAATCTCCAGTCTGGGGTTTGAGGCTACTGTTTTGGAGAATGAAGGCTTTGGCAACGGAGTTGTAGAGCTTCTG ATCACAGGAATGACTTGTTCATCATGTGTGCACATGATTGAGTCCTCCATCATGAAAAAACCTGGGGTACTCTCAGCCTCTGTGGCTCTGTCTACCTGTAAAGGGAAGTTCACCTATAACCCCGAGGTCATAGGTCCGAGGGCAATCATTGATGCCATCAAG tcgTTGGGTTATGAAGCAGAGTTGTACACTGATGATGATAAAGATGCTGCACGTTACGATCACAGGGATGAAATCAAAAG ATGGAGGACTTCATTTTTGTGGTCACTGATCTTTGGGGTTCCCTCTTTGGTGATAATGATGTACTTCATGTTTGCCTCTCCCCCTGACGACCACACCCCTGTGGCCAACACTACAGGAAGAAATTACACAACCACCGTCAAACCTCAGATGTCTTCTGATGGCCACTACCAGATCATGATAGTACCCGGTTTATCACTGGATAACCTGCTTATGTTCATTCTGGCCACACCTGTACAG TTTATTGGAGGACGATACTTCTACATCCAAGCCTTCAAAGCTCTCCGACATGGGGCCTCCAACATGGATGTGCTGGTGGTTCTAGCCACCACCATCTCCTATGTGTACTCATGTGTGGTGGTCATCGTGGCCATGGTCATGAAGGAAGCCACCAGTCCTGTCACGTTCTTTGAGACCACGCCTATGTTGATGGTGTTTATATCTCTTGGTCGATGGCTGGAACATGTAGCCAAG GGTAAAACATCAGAGGCTCTGGCCAAGCTCATGTCTCTGCAGGCTTCAGAGGCTGTGTTGGTGGAAATCGACAAAGAATTCAACATCCTGAACGAACAGACAATTAGTGTGGACTTAGTGCAAAGGGGTGATGTGCTGAAG GTTGTCCCTGGTGAGAAGATTCCAGTGGATGCCAAGATCATTGAGGGAATCACAACTTGTGACGAGTCCCTTATAACAGGAGAGTCCATGCCTGTATCAAAGAAACCAG GTGCCTCTGTGATTGGTGGCTCCATTAATCAGCATGGTATGATCCTGATAGAGGCCACCCATGTGGGCGCAGACACCACTCTGTCACAGATTGTTAAACTGGTGGAGGAGGCCCAGACCTCAAAG GCTCCCATACAGCAGCTTGCCGACAAGATAGCTGGCTATTTCGTTCCTGGTGTGGTTGTTTTGTCCACTCTAACTGTCATTGCCTGGACCATTGTTGGCTATAGTGATATCACAAAAGTCAAACCAGACTTTGTG GATGATGGAACTCTTTCCAGGGATGAGATCATATTTCAGAAAGCGTTTCAGTATGCTATCACAGTATTGAGCATTGCTTGCCCCTGTGCCTTAGGTTTAGCCACACCCACAGCTGTGATGGTGGGAACAGGGATAGGGGCCTCCAACGGGATATTGATCAAAGGTGGAGAGCCCCTGGAATGCTCCCATAAA CTGAAGTGTATAGTGTTTGACAAGACTGGGACAGTAACCCATGGAGTCCCCCGTGTTGCTAGGGTGGCCATGTTTGTAGAAGACTCAGTCTGCTCTTTTGTGAAGCTGATCGCCATAGCTGGGACAGCGGAGACAAGCAGTGAGCACCCTCTAGCCTCAGCCATCGTGAAGTATGCCAAGCAG ACTTTGAAGACAGAGATCCTGGGTAAGACTCAGGGATACCAGGCAGTGCCAGGGTGTGGTCTGCAGTGCACTGTGACCCAGATTGACGGCGTGCTGGTGGACATTGACCTTGAGGGGGTCAACAACAGGAAGAACCTGATGGGGAGCACCAAGGTGATGACAGATAATGTCCTCTTTAATGGGGAGGAAATCACTGCAACTATTGAAG agAGTAGTTTAGTCGGTGCTGTTGCTTCCAAACCATACAAGGTTCTGATTGGAAACAGAGAGTGGATGACAAGAAATGGATTGGTTGTAACAGACAAAATGGACGAGACGATGACCGAGCATGAGCACCAGGGACAGACAGCGATTCTGTGTGCCATTGATG ATAATATCGTGGCTATGTTGGCTGTAGCGGACACTGTGAAGTCGGAGGCCCACCTGGCTGTTAGTGTGCTGAAGGACATGGGTCTACAGGTGGTGCTACTTACTGGCGACAACCAGAAAACCGCCAGGGCCATCGCCAGACAG ATTGGTATACATAAGGTGTTTGCAGAAGTGTTGCCCTCTCAcaaagtgaagaaaataaaacagcTTCAGAAGCAGGGTATGAAGGTTGCAATGGTAGGGGACGGTGTCAATGATTCTCCAGCCCTGGCCCAGGCTGATGTCGGCATTGCCATAGGAACAGGGACCGACGTTGCTGTAGAGGCTGCAGATGTTGTCCTGATCAAG AATGACCTGCTAGATGTGGCTGCAGCTATTCAGCTCTCCAAGAAGACTGTACGCAGAATCCGCATCAACTTCTTTGCTGCCTCCATCTACAATTTGGTCGGAATTCCTATTGCTGCAG GCATCTTTGTACCATGGGGTCTCTCCCTCAAGCCCTGGATGGCATCAGCAGCTATGGCCCTGTCTTCTGTGTCCGTGGTCCTTTCTTCTTTGCTACTGAAGAC CTTCAAGAAGCCCAGCAAAGAGAAAATGCTGACTCCGAAATACTATGCAAAATTCGCCGCTGATCAGGAGCTCGACAATATTTCTGTCCACCGGGGAGTGGAGAGTCTTCCATCAAGTCGGGAGCCCAGCAAACAAGGTAGCATCATTTCACGCCTCAGCGGAAAGAAGAAGACGCCCTCGCCTGACCACACAAGTCTGCTGGAGATGAATGACATGTCTGACTCCGACTCCAGTGACATCTAA